One Natronomonas gomsonensis genomic window, GGATAGGCGTCAGTCAAGCCCGAGGTTCACTTTGAGCGCCTCATCGATGGCCGCCATCGTTGAGGTATCGAGACGGCCGACAACGGAGAGAATGCGTCTTTCTATCGAAACGACACGTAGCTGGTCGAGGCGGACTGAAGAGTCCTTCTCGAAGGGTGAATCTGCCGCTTCGACCTAGACCTCGAATGGATAGCCGCTGTATGTCCCTGTTGCCGGGGCTACGATGGTGGTACTCGCGTTCTTGTTACCGATGCCGTTTTGGACGACCACCGCAGGCCGCGTCTTCTTCATTTCATGTCCTTCGGTAGGGTCGAGATGGACGATGACAACGTCTCCACGGCGAATCGAGACCTCGTCACTCATCGCTCGAGGTCGTCCCACGCCTCTGCCGACGCATCGTCCCACTCGTCGGCAAGGGAGCTCGCGCTGTTGGATGCATCGCGGTACGCAGCGGCCAGTTCATCGTCGTCGGGGGCTTCAGACTCGACCTCGACGATGGCGACCGTGACGCGCTTGTTCGCGTACTCGGTGCCGAGATAAATCCGCCCTCAGTCGTCAGTCTCGTTCGTTTGCAGGTCGGTCGCGTCCAGTTTCATTGTGGTGCCCACCATTACCCAACCATACACAATTCCCATGTATTGGGACTTCCACACAATATTAATATGAGTTCTCCACGAACGTTCACCTGTACTCATGACAGAGACAGATATTCAGCCGACGGAGACGGTCGACGCTCGGGGGTCGGCCTGCCCCGGTCCGTTGATGGACCTTATCGGCAAGATTAGAGCGGTCGAATCGGGCGAGGTCGTGCGCCTTTTAAGCGATAACGAGCAGTCGCTGACCGATGTCGAAGAGTGGACGAACGAGGCCGGAAACGAGCTGCTAGCGGTCGAGGAGGAAGACGACCACTACGCGTTCTACGTGGAGAAAGCATGACCGACCATATCGTCATCCTCGGTGGCGGGACCGGTGGGGCCGTGTTGGCGAACGACCTCGCCGACCGGCTGGACGCCGAACTCGAAGCCGACGAGGTCAGAGTCACACTCGTCAACGACGGCCCCGACCACGTCTACAAGCCAGTGTGGCTGTACGTCCCGTTCGGTGAGCGCGAGCCAGCCGACGGCCGTCGGCCGCTGGACGAACTCGTCGACGACCGAATCGACCTCCGCATCGACCGCGTTACGGACATCGACACGGACAGCCAGCGGCTCCGGATGCGCGATAAAACCTCGCTCAGTTACGATCATCTCGTGCTCGCGACCGGGTCGACGCTCGCACCCGAGGAGATACCCGGCTTGGACGAGGGCGGCCACGACTACTACAGCGAATCCGGGGCGGAGACGCTGCGCGAGGAGTTGCTCTCGTTCACCGAGGGCCACCTCGTGTTGAGCGTCATCGGGACGCCGCACATGTGTCCGGCGGCACCGCTCGAGTTCGTGTTCATGGCCGACGACTGGTTCCGAAAGCGCGGCCTCCGGGAGGACGTCGAGATCACCTACACCTACCCGATTCAGCGCGTCCACGGCAATCCCCACATCGCCGAATGGGCCCGGCCGCTCATGGACGACCGCGACATCAACGTCGAGACGTTCTTCAACGCCGAGTCAGTCGACGCCGAGGCCAACCGGCTTACCTCGATGGAGGGAACCGACATCGACTACGACCTGCTGGTCGGTATCCCGCCGCACCGCGGCGTCGACCTCGTCGAGGACGCGGGCCTCGGCGACGACGGCTGGGTCGAGGTCGACCAACACACCCTCGAAGCCGAGAACGCCGAGAACGTCTACGCAATCGGTGACACCGCCGACACGGGTGCCCCGAACGCCGGCAGCGTGGCCCACTATCAGGCCGGCGTCGTCGGCCGCCGACTCGCCAGTGCGGTTCGCGGCCGCCCGGCGACGGCGACCTACGAAGGGAAGACGCTGTGTTTCGTCGAGACGGGCATGGATTCGGCGTCGTTCGTGGAGTTCGACTACGAAAACCCGCCGTCGCCGGTGCCGCCCTCGGAGAAAATCCACTGGGCGAAGTTGGCGTACAACGAGTCCTACTGGCTCACCGCACGGGGGTTACTCTGAGGATGTCCGGCGAAGCACCCGAGAGTCAGACGGAACTGGAAGCGGCTATCGAGGAAAACCCGGAAGCGGTCGCGGAGTTCGTCCGCCGACTGGACGCCGTCAACGAACTGCTGGACGTGGTCGCACTCGGCGAAAGCGCGCTCACCGACGAGATGGCTCGCGACCTCGCCGACACGACGTCGACGCTCGCGGAGTCGGCAGACGGCCTCGCGACCGACGAGACGGTCGGGTTGGCCGAAAGCGTCGGCCAGAACGGCGCGGAACTGCAGGAAACGCTCGAAACCCTCGTGAGCCTTCAGGAGACGGGCGCCCTAGACGAGTTGGTCGAACTCGCGAGCGTGGCGTCGCTTTTGACGGCGGCGCTCGACGACGAGATGGTTCGGTCGCTGGCCGCGACCGGCTCCTCGCTCGGGGAGCTCGCCCAGACGGCCGCCGACGAAGAGACCCACGACGGACTGGAGACGGTCCTTCAGAGCGTCGGCGACGCCGAACGGCAACCGGACGAACGCATCGGTGCGCTCGGGCTGGTGAAAGCCGCACGGGACCCCGACGTCCAGTACGGCCTCGGCTACGTACTTTCGATTGCCCGAGCCATCGGACAGAACAGACGGCCAGCAGACGACGCCTGACTCGGCACTCAGGCCTCGGTCGGATTTTTCATCGGGTCCTCGAACACCCGCCCCGAGAGGGAATCGACGACGAACCGGTAGAACGCCATCGAGAGGTCATCGACCGGCGTGTCGGGAATTACGTTCATCGTCGGGACGGTCGCGTTCTCGGCAAGTGCGGCCGCCGCGGCGTCGTGTTCTGACGCCGGGACGGCTTCGATTCGCCCGCGTGCCTGGACGCTTTCGGCGGGGTCGGTGGTGAACACCGTGAACGTCGCAACGTCGGTCGTATCGAGAAACGCCATCTTCCGACTGTCGTCCTCGTGGGCGAACTGGAAGTACAGATACGTCCCGTCGTATCCGAACGACTCCGGAATCGCATAGGTCTCGGCACCGTCGGTCAGCGAGAGCACCCCGGCGCCCTCGGCTCTGAGCAACTCGTCGATAGCCGACCGGTTCATCTTCTCTGTCATTCAACGTTTCTTGACGTGTGCAGCGTTTATATCTCTCGAAGTCCGTGACTGCGGACGGTTGGGAACGATATCGCGCCGGAAAGTTATGCGGCCGAATCGCCGTCTCGAATCGGCGTGATGGTGACCGCCCACACGGCGTCGCAGCCGCCACATTCGACGGACGTGGCTCTCGATACGTTCCCATCGGCATACTCCGACGCCCGATTGCCACAGCCACATTCGATGGTTACCTCCATACCGAGTGATTTACCCGATACCCGAAATACGCCATCTCTAGATACTGCTAGTCGCCGTTGCCGTCGGTCCGTGCGCCACCGG contains:
- a CDS encoding sulfurtransferase TusA family protein, which codes for MTETDIQPTETVDARGSACPGPLMDLIGKIRAVESGEVVRLLSDNEQSLTDVEEWTNEAGNELLAVEEEDDHYAFYVEKA
- a CDS encoding NAD(P)/FAD-dependent oxidoreductase; the protein is MTDHIVILGGGTGGAVLANDLADRLDAELEADEVRVTLVNDGPDHVYKPVWLYVPFGEREPADGRRPLDELVDDRIDLRIDRVTDIDTDSQRLRMRDKTSLSYDHLVLATGSTLAPEEIPGLDEGGHDYYSESGAETLREELLSFTEGHLVLSVIGTPHMCPAAPLEFVFMADDWFRKRGLREDVEITYTYPIQRVHGNPHIAEWARPLMDDRDINVETFFNAESVDAEANRLTSMEGTDIDYDLLVGIPPHRGVDLVEDAGLGDDGWVEVDQHTLEAENAENVYAIGDTADTGAPNAGSVAHYQAGVVGRRLASAVRGRPATATYEGKTLCFVETGMDSASFVEFDYENPPSPVPPSEKIHWAKLAYNESYWLTARGLL
- a CDS encoding DUF1641 domain-containing protein, with the protein product MSGEAPESQTELEAAIEENPEAVAEFVRRLDAVNELLDVVALGESALTDEMARDLADTTSTLAESADGLATDETVGLAESVGQNGAELQETLETLVSLQETGALDELVELASVASLLTAALDDEMVRSLAATGSSLGELAQTAADEETHDGLETVLQSVGDAERQPDERIGALGLVKAARDPDVQYGLGYVLSIARAIGQNRRPADDA
- a CDS encoding pyridoxamine 5'-phosphate oxidase family protein; translation: MTEKMNRSAIDELLRAEGAGVLSLTDGAETYAIPESFGYDGTYLYFQFAHEDDSRKMAFLDTTDVATFTVFTTDPAESVQARGRIEAVPASEHDAAAAALAENATVPTMNVIPDTPVDDLSMAFYRFVVDSLSGRVFEDPMKNPTEA